In Solanum lycopersicum chromosome 5, SLM_r2.1, the following are encoded in one genomic region:
- the LOC101268575 gene encoding aspartic proteinase nepenthesin-1, which translates to MASSNFAYYILFLFLSSILFALQVSSTSRHVVNNHKGFRLSLKHVDSGGNFTKFERLQRAMARGKSRLQRLSLVATLSSRDETNDVKSTIHAGNGEFLMQISIGSPSESYNAIMDTGSDLIWTQCKPCKECFDQSTPIFDPSKSSTFEKISCSNKLCEALPISSCGGSNCEYMYTYGDYSSSEGFLASETFTFGKVSIPNVAFGCGNDNEGSGFSQGAGLVGLGRGPLSLVSQLHMSRFSYCLTSINEDADSTSSTLLMGSMARDDYNNIITTPLVKNPTQPSFYYLSLKGISVGDTQLAIKKSTFSLNKDGSGGMIIDSGTTITYLEESAFSLLKKEFSSQVNLAVDDSSSTGLDLCFKLPSNTNNIQVPKLIFHFEGADMDLPAENYMIADSRMGIACLAMGSSSGMSIFGNVQQQNMMVIHDLDKETLSFVPKQCDKL; encoded by the exons atggcTTCATCAAACTTTGCCTATTACATcctatttctttttctatcaTCAATCTTATTTGCTTTGCAAGTGAGTTCAACATCTAGACATGTTGTCAACAACCATAAGGGGTTCAGGTTGAGCTTAAAACATGTTGATTCAGGTggaaatttcacaaaatttgaACGTTTACAACGTGCGATGGCACGAGGGAAATCAAGGTTACAAAGGTTAAGTCTAGTGGCAACTTTATCATCAAGAGATGAaacaaatgatgtaaaatcaaCAATTCATGCAGGAAATGGTGAGTTTTTAATGCAAATATCAATTGGTAGTCCAAGTGAGTCTTATAATGCAATAATGGATACTGGTAGTGATTTAATTTGGACACAATGTAAGCCTTGTAAAGAGTGTTTTGATCAATCTACACCAATTTTTGATCCATCAAAATCatcaacttttgaaaaaatttcatgttcTAATAAACTTTGTGAAGCATTGCCAATTTCATCTTGTGGTGGTAGTAATTGtgaatatatgtatacatatggTGATTATTCATCAAGTGAAGGTTTTTTGGCTAGTGAAACATTTACTTTTGGTAAAGTTTCAATACCAAATGTTGCATTTGGATGTGGAAATGACAATGAAGGTAGTGGATTTAGTCAAGGTGCGGGCCTAGTGGGCCTCGGACGAGGTCCACTATCACTAGTTTCTCAACTACACATGTCTAGATTCTCGTACTGTCTGACCTCGATTAATGAGGATGCTGATAGCACAAGTAGCACGCTTCTCATGGGATCGATGGCACGTGATgattataacaatattattaCAACCCCTTTAGTGAAAAACCCGACACAACCATCTTTTTATTACCTTTCATTAAAAGGAATATCTGTTGGGGATACTCAATTGGCCATCAAGAAATCTACATTTTCACTCAACAAAGATGGCTCTGGAGGAATGATAATTGACTCTGGGACAACCATAACATACCTAGAAGAAAGTGCATTTAGTCTTCtcaaaaaagaattttcttCCCAG GTAAACCTCGCGGTGGATGATTCAAGCTCAACAGGACTAGATCTTTGTTTCAAATTGCCATCAAACACAAATAACATACAAGTTccaaaattgatttttcattttgaaggtGCAGACATGGATTTGCCTGCAGAAAATTATATGATTGCTGATTCAAGAATGGGAATTGCTTGTTTAGCTATGGGAAGTTCAAGTGGAATGTCAATATTTGGAAATGTTCAACAACAAAATATGATGGTTATTCATGATCTTGATAAAGAAACTTTATCATTTGTACCAAAACAATGTGATAAACTCTAG
- the LOC101268281 gene encoding uncharacterized protein At1g10890, translating to MGRSISRSPSYSRRSRSPVSRRRSSRRRRRDRSRSPYSSRRKSRSGTPHRLRSRSPATRHKRSRSPTTRRHRRRRSHSSSESPIPKSRSPSLTSTERKSAAEKLKKEEEEKKRLQLEAELKQLEEETAKRLEEEIRKRVEEKLSSEEVKLEIERRIEEGHRKLFEDVEIQLEKEKQAALTEARLKEEKARKEREELDKMLEENRRRVQEAQRREALEAQRKEEERLRELELIQRQKEEAALRKKLEEENLMKLSSKNKSRTNSIGL from the exons ATGGGACGGAGCATATCACGGTCGCCGTCGTATTCTCGACGGTCTCGATCTCCGGTGAGTCGTCGTCGCAGCAGTCGCCGGAGACGACGTGACCGAAGCCGGTCACCCTATTCCAGCAG GAGAAAGAGTCGCTCTGGTACTCCTCACCGCCTTCGGAGCCGTTCTCCAGCTACAAGGCACAAAAGAAGTCGGTCCCCGACGACTAGGCGTCATAGGAGACGACGAAGTCACAGTTCCTCAGAGTCTCCTATACCCAAGTCTCGAAGTCCTAGTCTTACATCCACTGAGCGTAAAAGTGCTgctgaaaaattgaaaaaagaagaagaagaaaagaaaag GTTACAGCTAGAGGCAGAACTCAAGCAATTAGAAGAGGAAACTGCAAAGAGATTGGAGGAAGAAATAAGGAAAAGGGTCGAGGAAAAGTTAAGTTCAGAGGAGGTTAAGCTGGAAATAGAGAGGCGAATAGAAGAAGGTCATAGAAAACTGTTTGAAGATGttgaaattcaacttgaaaaagaaaagcaaGCTGCTCTTACGGAGGCAAGGCTAAAAGAA GAAAAGGCACGAAAAGAGAGAGAGGAGCTGGACAAAATGCTTGAGGAGAATCGAAGGAGGGTACAAGAGGCTCAAAGGAGAGAGGCTCTCGAGGCGCAGCGAAAAGAGGAAGAGCGGCTTCGGGAGTTAGAGCTCATTCAAAGACAAAAGGAGGAGGCTGCTCTAAGGAAAAAACTTGAGGAAGAAAATCTAATGAAACTATCGAGCAAAAATAAATCTAGGACTAACTCGATTGGTCTATAA
- the ABCG14 gene encoding ABC transporter G family member 5 produces MKKQGCEIEAIGINYTIYTHKRETPFSFLSRKQHNKCIKGVEELEKDRHVLKDVNCRAKRGEILAIVGPSGAGKSTFLEVLAGKIEPDSGSIFVNQKPVDKASFNKISGYVTQKDTLFPLLTVEETLSFTAKLRLKLGPKELSSRVKCLIQELGLEHVGGARIGDDRIRGISGGERRRVSIGVELIHDPGVLILDEPTSGLDSTSALQIIDMLKTMAVTRDRTIILSIHQPCFRIMKLFNSILLLANGTILHHGTIEQLSLRLILLGLDLPLHVNILEFAIESIDIIQTLLPQSALMIKNSGNFTLHQLFQESKQDSLSMPIHVGFANSSLQEIVILTIRFWKIIYRTKELFGFKTLQMLLSGVVLGSIFYNLEDDLVGAQARVGLFAFVLTYLLSSTTEALPIFLQEREILMKETCCGSYRVSSYVIANSLVYLPFLLILALLFSTPLYWMVGLNKHLMAFMHFLLLIWLILYTANSIVVCCSALVPNFIIGNSLVCAMMGSCALFSGYFVSKNEIPNYWIVMHYVSLFKYPFEGFLINEFSGSGKCLQYMFGMCLASGDQVLKDEGYGGEESRRKNLIIMVCFIMLYRFISYVILRVRCTSKGGFKNVFISI; encoded by the coding sequence ATGAAGAAACAAGGTTGTGAAATTGAAGCAATAGGCATCAACTACACAATCTATACACATAAAAGAGAAACCCCTTTTAGTTTTTTAAGCAGAAAACAACACAACAAGTGTATAAAAGGAGTTGAAGAATTGGAAAAAGATAGACATGTTCTTAAGGATGTGAATTGTAGAGCAAAAAGAGGTGAAATTTTAGCTATTGTTGGTCCAAGTGGTGCTGGAAAGTCTACTTTTTTAGAAGTTTTAGCAGGTAAGATTGAACCAGACAGTGGATCTatatttgtgaaccaaaaaccAGTTGATAAAGCAAGTTTTAACAAGATTTCAGGCTATGTTACACAAAAGGACACTCTGTTTCCTCTGTTAACTGTTGAAGAGACATTAAGTTTTACTGCAAAGCTAAGGTTAAAACTTGGTCCTAAAGAATTGAGTTCAAGGGTCAAGTGTTTGATTCAAGAACTTGGTTTAGAACATGTTGGTGGTGCTAGGATTGGTGATGATCGAATTCGAGGGATTTCAGGTGGTGAAAGGAGGAGAGTTTCTATAGGAGTTGAACTGATTCATGACCCTGGAGTCTTGATTCTTGATGAGCCAACTTCAGGTCTTGACAGCACTTCAGCATTGCAGATCATTGACATGCTTAAAACCATGGCTGTTACTCGTGATCGAACGATAATTCTTAGTATTCATCAACCATGTTTTAGGATCATGAAGTTGTTCAACTCAATCCTACTCTTGGCTAATGGTACAATCTTGCATCATGGAACCATTGAGCAGCTTAGTTTAAGGTTAATCCTGTTGGGATTAGACCTTCCCCTTCATGTCAACATACTTGAATTCGCCATCGAATCCATTGACATAATCCAGACATTGTTGCCTCAATCAGCACTCATGATCAAGAATTCAGGTAACTTCACTTTGCATCAACTCTTTCAAGAATCTAAACAAGACTCTTTGTCAATGCCTATCCATGTTGGCTTTGCAAATTCAAGTTTGCAAGAGATTGTGATCCTTACAATAAGATTTTGGAAAATCATATACAGAACAAAGGAGCTTTTTGGTTTTAAGACACTACAAATGTTACTGTCAGGAGTTGTTTTAGGATCAATATTTTACAATCTTGAAGATGATTTAGTTGGAGCACAAGCAAGAGTTGGCTTATTTGCATTCGTATTGACATATCTTTTGTCAAGTACAACAGAAGCATTACCAATATTCTTACAAGAAAGGGAAATACTGATGAAAGAAACATGTTGTGGGAGTTACAGAGTTTCATCTTATGTCATAGCCAACAGCCTTGTCTACTTGCCATTTCTATTGATTCTTGCATTGCTTTTCTCAACTCCATTATACTGGATGGTTGGTTTAAACAAACACTTAATGGCATTCATGCACTTTTTGTTACTAATTTGGCTCATTCTATACACAGCAAACTCAATTGTTGTGTGTTGTAGTGCCTTGGTACCAAACTTCATCATTGGGAACTCACTAGTATGTGCTATGATGGGATCGTGCGCGTTATTCTCTGGATACTTTGTTTCTAAGAATGAGATACCAAATTATTGGATTGTCATGCATTATGTATCACTCTTTAAGTACCCTTTTGAAGGATTCTTGATTAATGAGTTCTCTGGTTCTGGAAAATGCTTACAATACATGTTTGGGATGTGTTTGGCTAGTGGTGATCAAGTACTAAAAGATGAAGGATATGGTGGTGAAGAAAGTAGAAGGAAGAACTTGATTATTATGGTTTGTTTTATCATGCTTTATAGGTTCATTTCTTATGTAATTCTTAGAGTTAGATGTACTTCTAAAGGTGGATTCAAAAACGTCTTCATTTCAATTTGA
- the LOC112941516 gene encoding NAC domain-containing protein 104-like, with product MMMDDQRVGDLPPGFSFDPTDEELVLYYLKSKIASNLPFNIPHLHFSSSDPSQLNERALWSKNQWYFFSQVKENNNRATGRGYWKELNMNEPIILKNCGEKEKIIGIKKKFVYCITSNIHEQVQTNWIMEEFHLTRENEKLLEWVVCRVHESKNNSERITCDDNNETELSALDEVFLSLDDDQEQEEISFP from the exons atgatgatggaTGATCAAAGGGTTggtgatcttcctccaggattTAGTTTTGATCCAACTGATGAAGAGCTTGTTTTATATTATCTCAAAAGTAAAATAGCTTCAAATTTACCCTTCAATATTCCTCAtttacatttttcttcttctgatcCTTCCCAACTCAATG AAAGGGCTTTGTGGAGCAAAAATcaatggtattttttcagccaAGTGAAGGAAAATAATAATCGAGCTACAGGAAGAGGATATTGGAAggaattaaatatgaatgagccaattatattaaaaaattgtggtgaaaaagaaaaaataataggaaTAAAGAAGAAATTTGTGTACTGTATTACTAGTAATATTCATGAACAGGTACAAACCAATTGGATTATGGAAGAATTTCACCTCACAAGAGAAAATGAGAAGCTATTG gAATGGGTTGTATGTAGAGTACATGAATCAAAGAACAATTCTGAAAGGATAACTTGTGATGATAATAATGAAACTGAACTTTCAGCTTTGGATGAAGTTTTTTTATCATTGGATGATGATCAAGAACAAGAGGAAATAAGTTTTCCATaa